From Synechococcus sp. A10-1-5-1, a single genomic window includes:
- a CDS encoding WcbI family polysaccharide biosynthesis putative acetyltransferase, which translates to MTDSTFTIVGNCQSGPLARILQHLDPDLQYRSVKPIHTLGREDWEEFSETLRSVSFIFHQPIGDRFREYSISSLKAKIDRPIYISFPSVYFKGYHPWLLYLRLPTGGTLQGVLGDYHDERVVRSYLSGHSVLQACEVFDNQYTLAPNHIDLEFQNLRKKERGLDCKAWGYIYNHYRQNKLFYTMNHPANDVLIHIARQLLARVGHPLSHDRLKFVLNLKDYLSTTSAPIAKQVLLQGLEASDSGKYSRTVANSVSTWSVSEYISDSFALYSKTPDLEKILAFAHKRRQEMGF; encoded by the coding sequence TTGACCGACTCAACATTTACGATTGTCGGAAACTGTCAATCAGGCCCACTAGCTAGAATACTGCAGCATCTTGACCCTGATCTCCAATACCGTTCGGTAAAACCCATCCATACCTTAGGACGAGAAGATTGGGAAGAGTTTTCTGAAACACTTAGATCCGTCAGTTTTATCTTTCACCAGCCGATTGGTGATAGGTTTCGTGAATACTCTATCTCTTCGCTGAAGGCAAAAATTGATCGCCCCATATATATTTCATTTCCTTCAGTTTACTTCAAGGGCTACCATCCATGGTTATTATATCTTCGGCTTCCTACAGGAGGCACGCTTCAAGGAGTTCTTGGAGATTATCACGATGAACGAGTTGTCCGATCTTACCTTTCTGGACACTCTGTTTTACAAGCATGCGAAGTATTTGATAATCAATACACCCTTGCACCCAACCATATTGATCTAGAATTTCAGAACCTTAGAAAAAAAGAGAGAGGCCTGGATTGCAAGGCTTGGGGCTACATATATAATCATTACCGCCAGAATAAGCTTTTCTATACGATGAACCATCCTGCCAATGATGTCTTGATTCATATTGCTAGGCAGCTTTTAGCTCGTGTTGGACATCCATTGTCACACGATAGATTAAAATTCGTACTCAACCTCAAAGACTACTTGTCGACCACATCAGCTCCCATCGCGAAACAAGTATTATTGCAGGGTCTCGAAGCCTCGGATAGTGGTAAATACAGTCGCACTGTGGCAAACAGTGTTTCTACCTGGTCCGTTTCTGAATATATCTCAGACAGTTTTGCTCTTTATTCTAAAACCCCTGATCTTGAAAAGATTCTGGCTTTCGCGCACAAACGCCGACAAGAAATGGGTTTCTAG
- a CDS encoding class I SAM-dependent methyltransferase — protein sequence MANNRGFQTIYSPSHLTKYFDGWWDPLALLSLLDLSLSSAGEDPHTFWYGKSILDIGSNTCGLSVELARRGAKVHCVEPDDRAHVIYSNTMNLLSVESLQIELTKGTLEDCLNSGRSYDVVLFLGLLYHFKYPEYVISAIASKIPHNTLFISTQCTHLEGLVSVNRLQEMPERLRKTMNHLTGWHLSRQLLKQILVDLGYTQIHEGSDPSVSFLNKPKDVTNSTYLYAHKDSKVTPFDTQSELLKYYPR from the coding sequence ATGGCTAATAATCGTGGCTTCCAAACAATATACTCACCTTCCCACCTTACGAAGTACTTTGATGGCTGGTGGGATCCGCTTGCCTTACTCTCCCTTCTAGACCTATCACTATCGTCGGCTGGAGAAGATCCACATACTTTCTGGTATGGAAAGTCTATTCTCGACATAGGATCAAATACTTGTGGATTGTCTGTAGAGCTTGCAAGAAGAGGGGCTAAGGTTCATTGCGTTGAGCCCGACGACCGGGCTCACGTAATCTATTCCAACACAATGAATCTCTTATCTGTTGAATCCCTTCAGATAGAGTTAACTAAGGGCACATTGGAGGACTGCCTAAACAGCGGCCGAAGTTATGATGTAGTTCTATTTCTCGGCTTGCTTTATCACTTTAAATATCCAGAATACGTAATATCAGCCATAGCCAGTAAGATACCTCACAACACTTTGTTCATTTCAACACAGTGTACTCATCTTGAAGGCCTTGTTTCCGTGAATCGTCTTCAAGAAATGCCAGAACGTTTGCGTAAAACTATGAACCACCTTACTGGCTGGCATTTAAGTCGGCAACTGCTTAAACAGATTCTGGTTGATCTTGGTTATACGCAGATACACGAAGGAAGTGATCCCTCGGTCTCATTCTTAAATAAGCCCAAGGACGTAACCAATTCAACCTATTTGTATGCACACAAGGATTCAAAGGTCACACCATTCGATACTCAATCAGAGCTACTTAAATACTATCCCCGCTGA
- a CDS encoding glycosyltransferase produces the protein MPWRSHRDWRWCATPPSAAETTWRSVKPSHCVLDADETQTLWLRTTSPLKRGWYLFGIRHRGDNRRCTGWLVPEGQTSFRQGRPMYPVRRRWRVVRLPHSAHLLLELERVQQPLRLDELWLLRIPAWDAWRRIRRRLKAAGTKPELWRQYNQLLAGQARRHALVPYERWQRLVEQPAVEALAPLSAAERDQFHLYEFGDPAQLLPAGHWLVATQPGVTLKAWTLQAVAAAQRQKPGAQLLYGDEDQLTPMGERQCPQFKPAWNHELCWCDPHYSSCWFVAAELWNRWLASAPAQSPESWQQLVLTLQQQLSNPMDQIGHIPMVLSHRQGASVQEPLNPEQLEPFLPQGGQASVTAGGLGYRLHFSLAKTTCLSVIIPTRDRLELLQACLSSIDKHNPGCPIELVIADNGSREVQTLQWLQQFGAASSPERRQVVVKAAGPFNYSAINNLAVQHSQGSVLLLLNNDVEFLHPGWGYELASQALRPGIGCVGAQLLYPDHTIQHAGVVLGVGGLAGHGHQDFPGVANGYHRRLQLAQEVSAVTAACLAISRTTWDALGGLDAQQLAVNYNDVDLGLRAQAHGLRNLYLPQVRAIHHESKSRGRPEGAAFRQWRREWKVMEQRWGAELIQDQAYSPHCSLEAADFSLALRSGVPLVR, from the coding sequence GTGCCATGGCGATCGCACCGCGATTGGCGTTGGTGTGCGACACCACCCAGTGCGGCAGAAACAACCTGGCGCAGCGTGAAGCCATCGCACTGCGTTCTCGACGCTGACGAAACGCAAACCCTCTGGCTTCGAACAACGTCGCCCCTGAAGCGCGGCTGGTACCTGTTTGGCATCCGCCATCGCGGCGACAATCGCCGCTGCACCGGCTGGCTGGTCCCAGAGGGGCAGACCTCATTTCGGCAGGGCAGGCCGATGTATCCGGTGCGAAGGCGCTGGCGCGTTGTGCGTCTGCCGCACTCCGCCCATCTGCTGCTGGAACTCGAGCGGGTACAGCAGCCCCTGCGGCTAGACGAACTCTGGTTGCTGCGGATTCCAGCCTGGGATGCATGGCGGCGAATCCGGCGACGCCTCAAGGCTGCAGGCACAAAACCCGAACTGTGGCGCCAGTACAACCAACTGCTCGCCGGCCAAGCCAGACGCCACGCACTCGTGCCCTATGAGCGCTGGCAACGCCTGGTGGAGCAGCCTGCGGTCGAGGCCCTGGCGCCGCTTTCAGCAGCAGAGCGAGACCAGTTCCACCTCTATGAATTCGGGGATCCCGCGCAACTCTTGCCTGCTGGCCATTGGCTTGTTGCCACGCAGCCGGGGGTGACTCTTAAGGCATGGACCCTTCAGGCCGTTGCCGCAGCGCAGCGCCAGAAGCCAGGAGCGCAGCTGCTCTACGGCGATGAAGACCAACTCACCCCAATGGGTGAGCGGCAGTGCCCTCAGTTCAAACCGGCCTGGAACCATGAGTTGTGCTGGTGCGATCCCCACTACAGCTCCTGCTGGTTTGTTGCCGCAGAACTCTGGAACCGATGGCTGGCCTCAGCACCCGCCCAATCTCCTGAAAGCTGGCAGCAACTGGTGTTGACCCTGCAGCAACAGCTGAGCAACCCAATGGATCAGATCGGCCACATCCCGATGGTGCTGAGTCACCGCCAGGGAGCTTCTGTACAAGAACCGCTGAACCCGGAGCAACTCGAACCGTTCCTACCCCAAGGTGGCCAAGCCAGTGTGACTGCTGGTGGCCTGGGCTATCGCCTCCATTTCTCTCTCGCCAAGACCACCTGTCTCAGCGTGATCATCCCGACGCGGGATCGACTGGAGCTGCTGCAGGCTTGTCTGAGCTCCATCGACAAGCACAATCCCGGCTGCCCGATCGAACTGGTGATTGCCGATAACGGCAGCCGGGAGGTGCAAACCCTGCAATGGCTGCAGCAGTTTGGAGCGGCCAGCAGCCCCGAGCGGCGACAGGTGGTCGTGAAAGCGGCAGGGCCCTTCAACTATTCCGCCATCAACAATCTGGCGGTGCAACACAGCCAGGGATCGGTGCTGCTGTTGCTCAACAACGATGTGGAGTTCCTGCATCCAGGGTGGGGGTACGAGCTGGCCTCCCAGGCCTTGCGGCCAGGCATCGGCTGTGTGGGGGCACAACTGCTCTATCCCGACCACACAATTCAGCACGCCGGTGTGGTGCTTGGGGTTGGTGGGCTAGCGGGCCATGGCCACCAGGATTTCCCAGGGGTTGCCAATGGATATCACAGACGCCTGCAACTGGCGCAGGAGGTGAGTGCGGTCACAGCGGCCTGCTTAGCCATCTCCCGCACAACCTGGGATGCGCTGGGGGGGCTGGATGCGCAGCAACTGGCTGTGAACTACAACGACGTGGATCTAGGCCTCAGGGCGCAAGCCCATGGCCTGCGCAACCTGTATCTGCCGCAGGTTCGGGCCATTCACCACGAATCGAAAAGCCGCGGCAGGCCCGAGGGGGCGGCATTCCGGCAATGGAGGCGCGAATGGAAGGTGATGGAGCAGCGATGGGGGGCTGAACTCATCCAAGACCAGGCCTATAGCCCCCACTGCAGCTTGGAGGCCGCTGATTTCAGCCTGGCTCTGCGCAGCGGGGTGCCCCTGGTGCGCTGA
- a CDS encoding glycosyltransferase, with protein sequence MASRPAVSVLMPCLNPGRFLDEAIVSALAQPELQQLVVADGGSDTATLERLEGWANRDARVLWWSKPDQGPADALNQALAHATGDLIGWLNADDCYAPGALQRAVAVFSQQPALQMVYGHGQQIDAQGRFLGLYPSRPPAVGLAGFQEHCFICQPSVVLRRSLLEQVGGFDPHWRCAFDLDLWLRIFKQAPDAIGFIDQVQASTRLHVATITANQQLRVNLECAQLLLRTAGTVAPHWLETAARALVDAHPKVNAKQDRRCLEALALPASLELACFANCEQFRAEQRRSRGQERMNRGLPLAIQTLLSGRPDLLALGCHRPEQERLLCNWLIAHGTREYPQLFRGDARSIELYRWLVRPGRSSSLCRLSQALWDQRPEHQGRWHRRKDARAYQQWLQQHWDSLSLPLPSYSTIFDLPPLSRFRRLWPKRKRKPTPSGLPGVNLVGYASYALGIGEDLRTTYAALHTAAVPAVVLDFAPGSSFDHRRELSLEAVIQPEAPFATTLVCLTPEELLRLLESEQGHASLPGRYVIGYWPWELPAWPRAWLPALKHVDEVWVSTAHIANALRPHTRLPLRVMPLCVEPPGHCLEPLAPVQRLAARQQHNLDPEATLFCFSFDLNSHLERKNPWGCIRAFQQAFPPVLAGGERMDVGLVIKTYAPSEAHRDWEELKRQCQLDPRIRLIETTLSRDELLSLYGCCDGFLSLHRAEGFGRGLAEALQLGLDVIATNWSGNTDFWDGPLAHPVPYSLVPVPPGAYPHWPDQHWAEPDLPAAARLIRSVVDRRQREGLPPRAWAAGYRDRFSAASCGQRYRARLDELGLLSAPGAPRCAEPG encoded by the coding sequence ATGGCCTCCCGCCCAGCGGTGTCTGTGTTGATGCCCTGCCTCAATCCCGGAAGGTTTCTCGATGAAGCCATCGTCAGCGCCTTGGCGCAGCCTGAGCTCCAGCAGCTGGTTGTCGCCGATGGCGGTTCCGATACCGCCACCCTGGAGCGCCTGGAGGGTTGGGCCAATCGCGATGCGCGGGTGCTGTGGTGGTCGAAGCCGGATCAGGGCCCTGCCGATGCCCTCAATCAGGCCCTCGCGCACGCCACGGGTGACCTGATCGGTTGGCTCAATGCCGATGACTGTTATGCCCCAGGGGCCCTGCAGCGGGCCGTGGCCGTCTTCAGCCAGCAGCCTGCGTTGCAGATGGTGTACGGGCACGGCCAGCAGATCGATGCCCAGGGACGGTTCCTAGGCCTCTATCCCAGCCGGCCGCCTGCCGTCGGCCTTGCTGGCTTCCAGGAGCATTGCTTCATCTGCCAGCCCAGCGTGGTGCTGCGGCGCTCGTTGCTGGAGCAGGTGGGCGGCTTCGATCCCCACTGGCGCTGCGCTTTTGATCTGGACCTCTGGTTGCGGATCTTCAAGCAGGCCCCAGATGCGATCGGCTTCATCGATCAGGTGCAAGCCTCCACGCGTCTGCATGTCGCCACGATCACTGCTAACCAGCAGCTGCGCGTGAATCTCGAATGCGCCCAGTTGCTGTTGCGTACGGCTGGAACGGTGGCTCCCCATTGGCTTGAGACCGCGGCCCGTGCTCTCGTTGATGCGCATCCAAAGGTCAATGCCAAGCAAGATCGGCGATGCCTTGAGGCACTCGCGCTTCCCGCTTCACTCGAGCTGGCCTGCTTCGCGAATTGTGAGCAGTTTCGGGCTGAACAAAGGCGCTCGCGCGGCCAGGAGCGGATGAATCGCGGGCTCCCCCTTGCGATTCAGACCCTGCTGAGCGGCCGCCCTGACCTACTGGCCCTGGGTTGCCACCGGCCAGAGCAAGAGCGCCTGCTCTGCAATTGGCTTATTGCCCACGGCACGCGCGAATATCCCCAGCTGTTTAGAGGCGATGCGCGCTCGATAGAGCTCTATCGCTGGCTGGTTCGCCCTGGGCGCAGCAGCAGCCTCTGTCGCCTGAGCCAGGCCCTCTGGGATCAGCGCCCTGAGCACCAAGGGCGCTGGCACCGCCGCAAGGATGCCCGGGCCTATCAGCAATGGCTGCAGCAGCACTGGGATTCGCTCTCCCTGCCTTTGCCCAGCTACAGCACCATCTTTGATCTTCCCCCGCTCTCGAGGTTCAGGCGCTTGTGGCCTAAGCGTAAGCGCAAGCCCACGCCATCGGGCTTGCCTGGCGTGAACCTGGTGGGCTACGCCAGCTATGCCCTTGGCATCGGCGAAGACCTGCGCACCACCTACGCAGCCCTGCACACCGCCGCTGTGCCCGCGGTGGTGCTGGATTTCGCTCCCGGAAGCAGCTTTGACCATCGCCGCGAGTTGTCGCTTGAGGCGGTGATTCAGCCGGAGGCCCCTTTTGCGACCACGCTGGTTTGCCTCACCCCTGAAGAGCTGCTGCGCTTGCTCGAATCCGAGCAGGGCCATGCCTCGCTTCCCGGGCGCTACGTGATTGGCTACTGGCCCTGGGAGCTGCCGGCCTGGCCCAGGGCCTGGTTGCCGGCCCTCAAGCATGTGGATGAGGTGTGGGTCTCAACTGCCCACATCGCCAACGCCCTGAGGCCCCACACCCGGTTGCCGCTGCGGGTGATGCCGCTCTGCGTTGAGCCTCCTGGCCATTGCCTTGAACCGCTTGCACCGGTGCAGCGCTTGGCCGCAAGGCAGCAACACAACCTCGATCCTGAGGCCACGTTGTTCTGCTTCAGCTTTGATCTGAACTCCCACCTGGAGCGCAAGAACCCCTGGGGCTGCATTCGTGCCTTCCAGCAGGCGTTCCCACCGGTCCTTGCCGGAGGCGAGCGAATGGATGTGGGCCTGGTGATCAAGACCTATGCCCCCAGCGAAGCCCACCGCGACTGGGAGGAGCTCAAACGCCAGTGCCAACTGGATCCACGCATCCGGCTGATTGAAACCACCCTCAGCCGTGATGAGCTTCTCTCTCTCTATGGCTGCTGCGATGGTTTTCTCTCCCTGCATCGCGCCGAGGGTTTTGGCCGAGGCCTGGCGGAGGCCCTGCAACTGGGGCTGGATGTGATCGCCACCAACTGGAGCGGAAATACTGATTTCTGGGATGGTCCCCTGGCCCATCCCGTGCCCTACAGCCTGGTGCCTGTGCCCCCCGGGGCCTATCCCCATTGGCCTGATCAACACTGGGCTGAGCCTGATTTACCGGCAGCAGCCCGCCTGATCCGTTCGGTGGTGGATCGCCGTCAGAGAGAAGGCTTGCCTCCCCGCGCCTGGGCGGCTGGCTATCGCGATCGCTTCTCCGCTGCGTCTTGCGGGCAGCGTTACCGCGCTCGCTTGGACGAACTGGGTCTGCTCAGCGCACCAGGGGCACCCCGCTGCGCAGAGCCAGGCTGA
- a CDS encoding FkbM family methyltransferase: MNEYINKFRNLLPLLNHCEGPGTMEDGIIRHLLDILDLKSNYFVEFGQRTLGRGTLGRIAREKEGGLLVIDSRAIKEEKIYPWNNSTEWTSRRCLVTPFNINNIFDECCVPEMPSACVIDVDGMDYWCMLAILQKRRPSLLICEYNCHIDLDIEATLAYNENHTYSHGKDYGASLLALKQLAERHSYRLVHIHGPLNAYFVAEELVDWNGFNETLSFERIKEQGISSISSTEMFYDSFHTGERPSWYGRKDPEPEKPPWFRLDQIGEEVEIVRIDELMIAVYARDTGGSHYKLRSHKEESVSPIWRLIRHSLKPNVLIDIGANYGHTAAMLSSRLAVQRIYAVEPDPRLAELIRDNLRQVGDRCDIRLIQAAISSCNEPVTLLGINPHSTQDNRVVKPKNWQEVVAPVISLDKIIAEVPLSSSMFIKSDTQGFDINVIRSGYRELTSRKKWMLRCEFAPDWIKSQGFDTVMELEWLCSSFRVFEAPLRTTWNARLNEVLNKTIEASQAYSFTEYVRSLNHNGKGWVDLYVLPDDCTCW; this comes from the coding sequence ATGAATGAATACATCAACAAGTTCAGGAACCTCCTTCCGCTGCTCAACCACTGCGAGGGGCCGGGCACAATGGAAGATGGGATAATTAGGCACCTTTTAGACATACTTGACCTGAAAAGCAATTATTTCGTTGAGTTCGGACAACGCACACTAGGCAGGGGCACACTGGGAAGAATTGCGAGAGAAAAGGAAGGGGGATTACTAGTTATCGACTCGAGAGCAATCAAGGAGGAAAAGATATATCCTTGGAATAACAGCACAGAATGGACTTCAAGAAGATGCTTGGTGACACCGTTCAATATTAATAATATCTTTGATGAGTGCTGCGTACCAGAAATGCCGTCAGCTTGCGTAATCGATGTGGACGGCATGGACTACTGGTGCATGTTAGCGATTCTGCAGAAGAGGCGGCCTTCATTACTGATATGCGAATACAATTGTCACATAGACTTAGACATTGAAGCGACTCTCGCTTACAATGAGAATCACACATATAGCCATGGCAAGGATTACGGAGCATCCCTGCTAGCACTAAAACAACTAGCGGAAAGACATAGCTACCGGTTAGTGCACATACACGGCCCTTTGAATGCATATTTTGTTGCCGAGGAGTTGGTGGACTGGAATGGCTTTAATGAGACATTGTCATTCGAAAGAATTAAGGAACAAGGCATTAGTTCCATCTCTAGCACAGAAATGTTTTACGACTCATTTCACACAGGGGAAAGACCAAGCTGGTACGGCCGGAAGGATCCAGAACCTGAAAAGCCTCCATGGTTTCGCTTAGATCAGATTGGAGAAGAAGTTGAGATAGTCAGAATTGACGAGCTAATGATTGCCGTATATGCACGAGACACTGGAGGCTCTCATTACAAGCTAAGAAGCCATAAGGAAGAAAGTGTTTCGCCAATTTGGCGATTAATTCGCCATAGTCTAAAGCCGAATGTCTTAATTGATATTGGCGCGAATTATGGCCATACAGCTGCAATGCTAAGCAGCAGGTTAGCTGTCCAGCGAATATACGCAGTGGAACCAGATCCGAGACTAGCTGAGTTGATCAGGGATAATCTGCGCCAAGTCGGCGATAGATGCGACATAAGATTGATTCAAGCAGCGATATCCTCCTGCAATGAACCGGTAACATTACTTGGGATCAACCCACATTCAACACAAGACAACAGGGTTGTCAAGCCAAAGAATTGGCAAGAGGTTGTAGCACCCGTTATTAGCCTAGACAAGATTATAGCAGAGGTCCCTCTCTCAAGCTCTATGTTTATAAAGTCTGATACCCAGGGGTTTGACATCAATGTCATCAGATCTGGGTATAGAGAACTAACAAGCCGCAAGAAATGGATGCTTCGATGTGAGTTTGCTCCAGACTGGATAAAAAGCCAAGGGTTCGACACCGTTATGGAGCTCGAATGGCTGTGTTCCAGTTTTAGAGTGTTTGAAGCACCGCTTCGAACAACGTGGAATGCTCGACTAAATGAAGTTCTAAACAAGACGATAGAGGCGTCTCAGGCTTATAGTTTTACAGAGTATGTCAGGTCGCTAAATCACAACGGGAAAGGCTGGGTTGATCTTTACGTACTGCCAGATGATTGCACTTGTTGGTAA
- a CDS encoding phytanoyl-CoA dioxygenase family protein, with protein MRASLFSRHDLDCALGADRSRPLIDRSDCLELVATGVFGTHSGRALQLHRQGFCLLRPKDPQWLSLLDQVRLQLETLVDLSLWRTGADARIRISEGWRNPGTPAVKALALHPEILDVLRCCYGREPFAFQTLNFPVGSNQPIHSDATHFHSEPEGFMAGVWVALEDVTPDAGPLLVCPGSHRLPYVSAADLGLTREQIQAEAHPQRLFEPYWQEQLQQGGFEPEPFLAKRGDVLIWHANLLHGGAPVIDHQLSRWSQVSHYLFEGCRFCSPMQSFGQGRRRWKQQRDLATGQWRPTPAQRLKQLILPAQPVVKSSPKPKALDLSGCPLIDAPHCEALAASGCFGEHTKLALELHHQGFGTLKLQDPHWLDLVDQLRGDLEPLVDLEALSQGRLPPQRFQDAWLHLGIERVRQLACHPEILAALRVLYGRDPFPFQTLNFPNGTAQHFHSDAVHFHSLPHGFMCGIWVALEDIQADAGPLLYYPGSHREPYLSARDLGISKENLKAEIAPQRLFEPHWRNLVQHKGYREDVFLARKGEVLIWHANLLHGGSAVCNKRRSRWSQVSHYYFRGCGYTTPLLHTSDADLLGDQWRLSPLDLSEDGRR; from the coding sequence ATGCGGGCCTCTCTATTCTCAAGGCACGACCTGGACTGCGCTTTGGGAGCCGATCGAAGCCGACCGCTGATCGATCGCAGCGACTGCCTCGAGCTGGTTGCAACGGGCGTCTTTGGCACCCACAGCGGCCGGGCCCTGCAGCTGCACCGGCAGGGCTTCTGCCTGCTACGCCCCAAGGATCCCCAGTGGCTGAGCCTGCTGGATCAGGTGCGACTGCAGCTGGAGACTCTGGTGGATTTGAGCCTCTGGCGCACAGGGGCAGATGCACGCATCCGCATTAGCGAGGGCTGGCGCAACCCAGGCACACCGGCGGTGAAGGCCCTGGCCTTGCATCCGGAAATCCTGGATGTCTTGCGCTGCTGCTACGGGCGGGAACCGTTTGCCTTTCAAACCCTGAACTTCCCGGTGGGCAGCAACCAGCCCATCCACAGCGATGCCACCCACTTCCACAGCGAACCCGAGGGGTTCATGGCTGGGGTGTGGGTGGCTTTAGAGGACGTGACGCCAGACGCGGGGCCTTTGCTGGTCTGCCCCGGCAGCCACCGCTTGCCCTACGTTTCCGCCGCTGACTTGGGGCTCACACGCGAGCAGATCCAAGCCGAAGCCCATCCCCAACGGCTGTTTGAGCCCTACTGGCAGGAGCAACTCCAACAGGGGGGATTCGAACCCGAACCGTTCCTGGCCAAGCGAGGCGATGTGCTGATCTGGCACGCCAACCTGCTGCATGGCGGTGCGCCGGTGATCGATCACCAGCTGAGCCGCTGGAGCCAGGTGAGCCACTACCTATTTGAAGGCTGCCGCTTCTGCTCGCCGATGCAGAGCTTCGGGCAGGGGCGCAGGCGCTGGAAACAGCAACGGGATCTGGCCACGGGCCAGTGGCGCCCCACCCCCGCCCAACGCCTGAAGCAGTTGATCCTGCCGGCACAGCCCGTTGTGAAGAGCAGCCCCAAACCAAAGGCCCTCGATCTCAGCGGCTGCCCCTTGATCGATGCGCCCCACTGCGAAGCACTGGCGGCGTCTGGCTGCTTTGGTGAGCACACCAAGCTGGCCCTGGAGCTACACCACCAGGGTTTCGGGACGTTGAAGCTGCAAGATCCCCACTGGCTGGATCTAGTGGATCAACTACGGGGTGATCTGGAGCCCCTGGTGGATCTAGAAGCCTTGTCACAAGGCCGCTTGCCGCCTCAGCGCTTTCAGGACGCCTGGTTGCATCTGGGGATCGAGCGGGTGCGGCAGCTGGCCTGCCACCCCGAGATTCTGGCGGCATTGCGAGTGCTCTATGGGCGCGATCCGTTTCCCTTTCAAACACTCAATTTCCCAAACGGCACGGCGCAGCACTTCCATAGCGACGCGGTGCATTTCCATAGCCTGCCCCACGGATTCATGTGCGGCATCTGGGTGGCCCTGGAAGACATCCAGGCTGACGCTGGCCCGTTGCTCTATTACCCCGGCAGCCACCGCGAGCCCTATCTGAGCGCCCGAGATCTAGGGATCAGTAAGGAGAATCTCAAGGCGGAGATAGCCCCACAGCGGTTGTTCGAGCCGCACTGGCGGAACCTAGTGCAGCACAAAGGATATCGAGAGGACGTGTTCCTTGCGCGCAAAGGGGAGGTGCTGATCTGGCACGCCAACTTGCTGCACGGGGGCTCCGCTGTGTGCAACAAGCGCCGCAGCCGCTGGAGCCAGGTTAGCCACTACTACTTCCGAGGGTGTGGCTACACCACACCGCTGCTGCACACCAGCGATGCCGATCTCCTAGGCGACCAGTGGCGGCTGTCGCCGCTCGATCTAAGCGAGGATGGCCGGAGGTAG
- a CDS encoding ABC transporter ATP-binding protein: MSVFQNLNFELNSGESVALLGRNGAGKSTLLRILGGIDQADSGTIEADCSMSWPVGLTGGFQGSLSGRENTTFVSKIYAGHDPELIEEKVRRVEEFAELGVHFDRPFKTYSSGMRSRVTFGLSMAFDFDVYLIDEVTSAGDERFRKRSKKVLEQRHETADFIMVDHNLWGLKFHCDRALLLHNGSLIEFDDLEEGIATHKRLLENPTQHELVAA; encoded by the coding sequence CTCAATTTTGAGTTGAACTCGGGGGAATCGGTCGCCCTACTCGGCCGCAATGGAGCCGGGAAAAGCACCCTCTTAAGAATCCTTGGGGGCATCGATCAAGCCGATTCCGGAACCATTGAGGCTGACTGCAGCATGAGCTGGCCTGTGGGTCTGACCGGAGGCTTTCAAGGCAGCCTCAGCGGCCGAGAAAACACAACATTTGTGAGCAAGATTTATGCCGGGCATGACCCAGAACTGATCGAAGAAAAAGTTCGCCGAGTTGAAGAATTTGCCGAGCTGGGCGTACATTTTGATCGCCCCTTCAAAACCTATTCCAGCGGCATGCGTAGCCGAGTGACCTTCGGTCTCTCGATGGCGTTTGATTTTGACGTGTATCTGATTGATGAGGTGACTAGCGCCGGCGATGAACGCTTCCGCAAGCGCAGCAAAAAGGTGCTTGAGCAGCGCCACGAAACGGCAGATTTCATCATGGTGGATCACAACCTATGGGGCCTGAAATTTCACTGTGACCGGGCACTTCTGCTCCACAATGGCTCCTTGATTGAATTTGACGACCTCGAAGAAGGGATTGCGACCCACAAAAGACTGCTCGAGAACCCAACCCAGCACGAACTGGTTGCTGCTTGA